From Gossypium raimondii isolate GPD5lz chromosome 11, ASM2569854v1, whole genome shotgun sequence:
AGAAGCTACAGAAAGTAGTTTGTAACCGCTCTTGGTTGAATATTTCCCATCTCTGTTATGGTGTTAAACAATCACATCCTCATAAAGTTTGGCTGCAAGGGGAATTTCAATGATAGAATTTGAATTCAACTCTAATCAAGTCCTCCTGCCATCTATTGTTAGCTTTGTCAATGAGGAGGCTGACTTTATCATTCGGATGGATGTTAGAGGTTGTCGATAACACCATGAAAGAATCATTAAGGGGTATCCATCCATCGATTTTAATCTTAATATGCTCTCCATTTCCAACTCTCTATCGGGTTCTTTTTTGCAGCAACTCTTCAGAGGACTATAAGCTTCTCCATAAAAAGGAAGGAACTTTGATTCAAGAAAACAACCATGGCGAAAGTACTTAGAGTCGGTAGCCTTAGAAAACAAGGTTTTCTTTCCATTAAGCAACCCCCATCCTTGTCTCCTGAGAAGAGCTGTGTTAAAAGGCTTCAACTCACGGAATCCTGATCCGGAGGTAAATATTGGAATGCGCATTCTGTCCCAACCAGTCCAATACATACATCTTTTATCACATTTGTTAGCTTACCAATAATTCTTAACAGTTTGTGTAATTTCGTCACATAAGGTAGTTGGAAGCCGAAAGCAATTCATTACATATGTTGGCAAGGCTTAGAAACTGCTTTCATGAAgatttattttcccccaaatgaaaagaattttttacTCTACCATTAGATTTTGCGTTGAGCTTTGTTGATGATATCATGAAAAAcccattttttccttttaccaACCAACGTCGGCATTCTGAGATATTTTTTCTAGGTTCATCACCACCTGAGTGCCAAGAGGCTTCGTACATAGCTCCTTAGGATGTTGGGTGTATTGTGGCTACAGAAAATAGTAGATTTGTCATAATTGATTTTCTGTCCTGAGCTTTCCTCGTATGAACTTAACAAGCCCTTCATCTTTTCCGCTTCGCTCCTCTTCGTGCTTGCGAAAAGTAAGCTGTTATTAGCGAAAAATAGATGATTAACTCTAGGACTATGTCGACACGCCGTAACTCCTATTAGACCCCATTCTCTTTGTGTTTTTGGAAGAATGGCCGATAAACCCTCAGTACAAAGTAAAAATAGGTAGGGAGATAGTGGGTCTTCTTGCCCAAGACTTTTGCTAGGATGAAAGCGATCAGAAATCTTTCTGTTGAGGATTACTGAAAATTAGATAGATTTGACACAGTGCATGACTAAAGTTACCCATCTCTTATCAAAACCATCTTCTTCATGATAGTTTCGAGAAAGTTCCATTTTGCTCTGTCATAGCACACTTCAGGGCAAATGAACCATTGTTCCCTAATAAACATGTCAAGAGAAAATATTTGCTAAAACATTATATTGCTGTAAAACCTGTTCTTTACAATTACAGTgaatgtaaatatataatatcgtAAATTTGTCATTTGTAACAGAATGGAGAATAGAGACAACAAACATTGCAACAGACTTGCGACGTAGCTGTATCACACAGTTAATAGGCTTGCAACTTGGCTGTGATATACAACTAATATTTGCTAtgttttctaacttttttctttGTTAAGCAGAGTGGTAGCATCATCATAGGAGATGACACACAACTTCTCTCGTGATTCTTTGAAATGCCTTGGTCAGGAGAGGTTTAGTGAATACATCAGTAGCTTGATGTTTTGCTGGAACATATccaatatgaatttgattgttgAACACCTTTCGCTAACAAAGTGAAGATCCAAATCAACATGTTTTGTTTTCGAATGTAGTACAGGGTTGGCAGCCATAGCAACAATGCTTGAATTGTCACACCAAATTTTGGGTGGTTCAATTAAGTTGATTGGGAAATCTAATAACAGGGACTGTAACCATATAATTTCTGAGGCCATATCAGCAAGGCTTCTGTATTCTACTTCTGCAGTTGATCGAGAGGCAGACCTTTGTTTCTTGGAACTCCATGAGATGATGTTGGGTCCAAGAAGAACACGGTGACCCAATGTTGATCTTCGATCATCAACATCGCTTCCCCAGTCGACATTGGTGTATGCTATGAGGTTCATCATTTTACCAGAAGTGAACATCAATCCATAATCTAGAGTACCTCTTAAGTAGCAAAGAATTCGCTTAACAGCAACCCAGTGAGAATCTCTAGGATTTTGCATATATGGAGCAACCTTGTTGACACTATATGATATGTCTGGCCTTATGTGGCAAAGATATTACAGTGACCCTACTATGCTTCTATAGTGTTGAGGATCGTTAAGAGCATTACCATCATCTTTAGCTAGTTTCTTGCCAACTGCCATTAGTGTTGTTGTGGGTTGACAATTCATCATGTTAGTTTGATCAAGCAAGTCCAAGGTGTatttttttgattgatgaaGAAACCATTACCAATAGGTTAACTTCGATTCCCAAAAAATACTCAAGACTACCTAGattctttaaagaaaattgtTTGTGAAGTTGATCAACTGTATTTTTGATTGTTTcgtgtgagcttcccgttagcagtatatcatcaacataaacaatCATGTAGGTAACATTTCCCTCATATTTAAGAATAAATAGTGAAGGGTCTGCTTTAGAAGGAGTGAAACCAATGGTAAGCAAAAATTGTTGTAGTTTGTAAAACCAGGTTCTTGGTGCTTGGCGCAAGCCATATATGGCTTTATGAAGTTTGCAAATTAGAGCCTTGTCGTCATCATGATGTTGCTCAAGACCAGAGGGTTGAGTCATATAGATGTCCTCAAATAAATCTCCCTTTAAGAATGCATTGTTGGTATCAATGTGTCTTAGATTCTAGCAATTTTATACTGCCAAAGCAAAAAACATGTTAACGGTAGGGAATTTAATTACTGGGCTATAGGTTTCACGAAAATCATGCTCCAGATCTTTAGAGAAGCCTTTACCAACAGTCTTGACTTATACCGTGCTACTGTACCGTCCGGGTTTTTCTTCAACTTGAAGAGCCATTTGTACCTTATAGGTTTGCGATCAAGTGGCAATTCAACTAAAGACCATGTGTTGTTTGCAATGAGAGCGTTGTATTCTGTCATGACTGCTTTTCTCCATTTTGAATCCATCAAATCTTCTTCGATGTTCATTGGTTCATGGTTATCAAGAATGGCAGAATAAAGCTTAGgtttataaatgttatttttgcTGCGTGTAATCATGGGGTGCACATTGATGGGGGACAATTATTGGTGGTGTCAGTATCTTCAGGAGTATCATCATTGTCTATAGGTGAATCAAGGGGTGTCTCATATGGAGAAGGTAGACTTTGAATGATAGCATTAGAATAGTCCTCTCAATTATTGGAGTGACTTATAGTTGTAGAAGGGGAATCAGGCATCTTTGGTAATGAAAATAGTGGTAAGGACCCAAACTGTATAGTGGAAGAACTTGACTGAGGCGAGGAGACCATAGGGAGAGGAGGGGATTCAAATTCGATAAGAGCATTGGTAACCAAGGATGATTGACTAGCTGCAAAAGGGAAAACATGTTCATTAAATAGTACATGTTTGGAGATGTAGATCTTACCAGAGTCTTTGTCAAGACACTTATATCCATGATGCATTGGACTATATCCCAGAAAAACGTAAGTTTTGgaacaaaaaatttaacttgTGTGACATAAATCGACGAAGGTGAGGGAAGCATTGAGATCCAAAGACACATAAAACTCATAATTTGGTGGTCGTCTATAAAGTTTCTCATACGGTGAGATTCCACCAAGAACATTGGTTGGAAGTTGATTTATGAGATAGATAGCACTAAGAAATGTATCTGTCCAAAATCAAAAGGGTAGATTTGCTTGAGCTAATAAGGTAATACCCGTTTTAACGATAGGCCTATGTTTTTGCTGGACAATCCCATTTTGTTGAGATGCATGAGGGCAAGTAACATGATGTTGGATACCAAAGTTAGCCAAATATGAAGTGAAATTTCGAAATTCACCTCCCTAATCAGTTTGAACAGCAGTAATAGTTGTGGAAAATTGATTAGAGAcaagttttttaaaaagagaaaaggcaACAATGGCTCCATCTCTTGATTTCAGTAAATACAATCAACAGTTCCTTGAAAAGGCATTAATACAGGACAAGTAATATCGATAACCTGATGAAGTTTCATGAGCTGATCCCCATAAGTTAAGCTCGACTAACTCAAAAGGCTTGGTGTAAGTGGTGGTTAAGCTAACAAAAGGTAAACGATGACTCTTCCCATGCAGCAAGCCTCACATAGTAGAATTTGTTGTCGTACAAAGTGAGATTTATTGTATTTCTTCATGACTTTATTCAACACCTCAACTGAGGGATGGCTAAGACGTCTATGCCATAACCAAAATTCAACAGTCAATGAAGGTAATGTAGAGCGAGCAACATCTATTACAGTAGTTTGCATTAGTTGAGGTCGAGTTGGTGTAGCAAGAAATTGTTACAGACCATCCTGTTCCACACCGTATAGGAGAGCTTCGTTTGTATGTTCATCCTTGACAAGACAGTAACCAGGATGAAACTCAAAGTAAACAAAGTTATCTTTTGCGAATTTGGAAACTGAGAGTAAATAGTTAGAAACAGTAACAGTAAACACATGTATTAATTCATTCAACAATAACGGTCGAGATGAAGAAGATATAGTGGAAGTGTCAATATGATTAATTGGGAGGGAAAAACCATCACCTACAGTAACCTTACCAAACCCTGTACAGGGGCTATGTGTTGAGAGATTGGCGAGGTTGTTGGTGACATGATGAGAAGCGTCAGAATCGGGAACCCAGTTTTGTGTTCTGGGAGATGATACCATAGCGGTGGTAATATTGGTAACTTGTGGGGAATATGTGTTTGTTGAGGGGTGCATTGGAGAAGATATGGCAGTGTTAAGGCTTATAGTATTTGAGGGAGCTTGAACAAATGGGCAGTGCTCGTTTGAAGAAGTATGAACATGAGATGCAAGTTCATAGCATTAGAAAGGGTTGTTATAGGTGCAAGTGTTGCTAGAAGGGTTGACAACTGTTAGTTGAGGTGGAGAGTACGTTTGGATACCTGAAAAAGATTggtcaaaacaataaaaacatcGGTAAACTAAGTGTCTCATCCGACCGCAGAGTTGGCACTGTAGATGCGATGTGGTCTTACCTCTGCCACGATTGTTGTAAGATGACCGTGGTCTGGGAACAAAATGAGAAGTGGGGAAATGTCCTGAGAATTGGTTTGACCAGGAAAAAGGATAAAGCAAGCTGACGGGCCAGAAGTGTTGGGCCTAAAGCGCGGGGTAGAAACAAAATATGTAGGTGTGGGTGCTGTAACTTGAGCAGTATTGATGGATAGAGGAAGACGGAGAGGGTCGTGAAGACGAGACTCAGCATCCAAGAGGATAGTCGTGACACGATTAAGGGTATATGGCTCATGACTAGAGGTAATTACAGCAACAAATGAGTCATAGTCTTAGGGTAAACCATTTAAAATGGTTGCAATGTGTTCAATGTCGGAGATGGGACTTGCACAAGTGGCAAGGGTGTCACACACTTCTTTAATCTGGGAGAGATAATCACGCATGGAGAGCGCACCTTTACGGAGAGAGCAAAGCTTGCAGTGAATGTACATCACTTTGGTAGTGGACAGAGCCGAGAAAAGGCGGGTTAAGGTAGACCAGATGAAGGCCGAGGTTTCTGCACCAATAAGTTGTGGAAGGATATTGGAGCTAATAGCGGATAGAAGCCATGAGGCAAGCGCACAATCTTGATTGACAAAATGAGTATAAGCTGCATTTGGAATAGATTCACTCGATGTGGTGACAGAAAATTTTAGGGGTGAGATGGTGGAACTGTCGAGAATATGTTCCAGGCTATGACCTCAAACAGTAAATAAGATATGTTATTTCTAAATGAGGTAATTTTTCTCATCCAATCTAACATTGACACGTTTGGTGGAGAAAAATAATGGTGATTGAGAGTCTGAAGTGAGGGCAGCAGTGAGGGATTGTGGACTATCATCTAAGTCAGAcattatataaagaaaaagaaggttCAACAGAATCAAGTTCAGGTATGGAGGATCGGAAAACCAGGCTTAGATACCATAACAAACATGCCAAGAGAAAATATTTGCTAAAGCATTGTACTACTGAAAAACCTGTTCTTTACAATTACAATgaatgtaaatatataatatcgtAAATTTGTCCTTTGTAATAGAATGGAGAATAGAGGCAAAGAACGTTGCAACAGACTTGCGAGTTGGCTGTATCACACAACTAATAGGCTTGCAACGTGGCTGTGATATACAACTAATATTCCCTCTAGTATTCTTGTGAATACGGTGAATGAGTGCTTCGGTTCTCACTAACGTAAAGGGGAAACACAGATTTCAATCGGTTTGACAAGAAGTTTGTAGATGACACAAACTGATTGGACAGAAATGAACCATCTATGTAGGATTCAAAACTTTTGGGATCAGAATGATACAATCTAGTTTCTTTCGACTAAGGACTTTCCTTCATTCAAAACTTGATCATATCATTTTTAATCATATGCCAATATTGTTGAAAGAATAAGGCAAGCATACCATGAGGTCCTGGTGATTTCATTGGGTTCAACTGCTTGAGGGCCTCTGTAATCTCCTCGACTTTAAATTCATGGCAAAGAAGATGGTTTGAATCCCAAGAGATTCAATTCTCCATTGCTTCTAGCACTTCTTCGTTAACCGAGGACCCTTACGATTCAAATAGAGATTTGAAGTAATCAGTAGCAATCTTCTCCTCTTCTTCTGTTTCTTTCCCATCCAGTAATCtggttttttcttcttctatcatgattttttcatttcaattttttcatgatATTCTTCATGATAGCCACAGTGTTAGTGCATAATAAgccaaaaacaaataaacaaattctcAAGTCAAATATTTACCcatatatttttctctttatttggCAACCATGTAGGATTAGAATATTCCAACACTCAGTTTGGACATTGTTTTTCCAAGGATAATccaatttactcaattttgGGTCATACCAATTCCCTAAAATGGAACCCCCAAGCCCTTCCTTACTTCACATCTTCTcccatgttttttcttttcattataaaaataattttcaattctactccctttattttatttagattacataaaaacaattcaattttaattttaatctctatactatactcgaatttaaaatttaactttcatattttttacatgatttgctacctaaatgtttataatttcattagctatttatatgaaatgttcCTAAGCGCACACAAACCCCTTTTTTTCATATAAgataagtataaaattttagtgttaatCCTCtactttactaaaattttaagatttaatctatgataattattttaataaatatatattacaattttaataaataattataattaaaattaaaaattgaatccCAACAAAAGGTGCAAGACATTCTAGTATTAtcttaaagtaaaattatattcttataaatacaaacaaaaggaataattatcatcttttcttaTGTCTTGtattttctaatataattagttgttaatcaatattatttgaatGATTAGATGAATCGATTCGGGAAAAaccataaaatcaattaaattaaatttgttatttttcaaattttataataatttatttaattaaaacgaagggataataatttgattctaaaaatCATGATCATAATCACCTTTTTGACCGGATGGATGccgtgaaaaaaaaattgaattgattcaAAAGGGAACCAAACACATGAACACTGAAAGCTGCCATTTCTCTATTGGATGGAAATTCAATCAGGTCCAAACATGAAGCAGATAAAGTGGAATAAATAATAAGGCAAAGGCGAAGGCGTATACGGAACAAAGAACAGGTtgatttattaagttattaaaataatgtttgttgaataaattgaattatacttAATCCtcctattttatatttcatttatatatattagatatgTTAAATTTGATCCAAGGCTAAACTTGAAACTggtttaattgtaatttttttttatgatttttgttttcgtattatattaaatgaaatagaaaatgtaAACAGAATTCAAAGGATAAAGTCACATAAAATCTAGGCTTCTTAAGATAGGGTACTGCTGAGTGAGGCGGCTAGGGTACGGGGAGTTGTCACATCTTGTTTTCTTGGTTATGCTaacattaaaaaccttactaaCCACCAAATTACGACATTTTGACTAAGTCTAACCATAACCACATACACAATCCAACACCTAAAGTCCCCGCTACATATGTCAGCcctttccctttctttcttcccttATTTTACCCAAGCCAAAATGTCTTCTCACTCACCCACCCACCCACCCATACATACATAACCCCTCCAATGCAGTCTGCAGCTGTTATAAGAagccaaaataatattaaagttaattGTTAAAAGGCAGGCAAGCAAGGACGGAAGGCAGGGTTCGATCCACCTTTTCCTCAAAATGGAGCCGTTGACGTTCGCTGAAGCGTGCGCTTTCCAGAAAGTGGGGTGGCAGCAGCTACGCGTAACTGCTTCCATTTGCATGCCCCAAACACACAAAAATACCAGCACAATGTCAATACTCTTTATACTATATCTTACCAAatgcttttttcttcttcttctacggGCTTGTACTACCACTACTGGTCTGGTACATTGACTACAATCAGTCCATATACCAATGCTTTATTGTTTGCATTACTAGATTTGGGTCAAATATCACAAACTAAATGGTTCtttaatttctctttcttttttgggttCTCAGCCTATACAAGTTACCTTACCTGTTCTTGCTGTCTCTTGAGTCTTGCATTCTCTTCCATAAGATGGGCAACTTCTAGCTCTAACTCATTAGTGTAAGCCTgcaatataaaacaaatagagTATCTCAATGTTAACGTCCCTTTTTATTGAAATCCATGACCTGGGAAACACACTAGTACATACCTGTTTCCTAGCTCTTGATCGAGCTGCAGACTCCCGGTTCTTGATCATACGCTTGTGGCGTCGATCCCCAGAATTGTTATCAGGATCTTGAAACCTTTTCTTATCAAAACAAGCCAAACCAGAAGGCGAAGCTAGAGCTTCAAATGGGCAATTCATATTGGGCAGATCCGAGATGGGGTTGTTTTGCATTTGCAAACGCGGCTTAGACCTGAGAGGATACGAGTTATCA
This genomic window contains:
- the LOC105801028 gene encoding protein FD isoform X2, translated to MEEVWKEINLASLHDNSSSREGLNPHNPHFILQDFLARPFSKDPPANRVSANGDTTFLVSPPPPPPATLLSLNSGPGFDFLDNSYPLRSKPRLQMQNNPISDLPNMNCPFEALASPSGLACFDKKRFQDPDNNSGDRRHKRMIKNRESAARSRARKQAYTNELELEVAHLMEENARLKRQQEQLRVAAATPLSGKRTLQRTSTAPF
- the LOC105801028 gene encoding protein FD isoform X1 produces the protein MEEVWKEINLASLHDNSSSREGLNPHNPHFILQDFLARPFSKDPPANRVSANGDTTFLVSPPPPPPATLLSLNSGPGFDFLDNSYPLRSKPRLQMQNNPISDLPNMNCPFEALASPSGLACFDKKRFQDPDNNSGDRRHKRMIKNRESAARSRARKQAYTNELELEVAHLMEENARLKRQQEQQLRVAAATPLSGKRTLQRTSTAPF